GGATAAATCCCGGGAACATGAAGCGAAGCGGCCTGCGGGAGATAATCGCCTGTGCTGTGGAGCGCGGGACGGCGATACGCATCGGTGTCAACGCCGGCTCTCTCGAAAAGGACCTGCTGGAGGAACACGGAGGACCGACAGCGGAGGCGCTTGTTGAAAGCGCCTTGAGGAATGTCGCCTTTTTTGAAGACCACGGATGTGCGGCCCTGAAACTATCCCTGAAGTCCTCCGACGTGCCGACCATGGTGGCCGCGTACCGTGCCGTTTCCGGCCGTACTTCTCATCCGCTGCACCTCGGGGTCACCGAAGCGGGGAATATGCTCCGGTCGGCCGTAAAGTCCTCCGTCGGCCTGGGTATTCTCCTCCATGAAGGGATCGGCGATACCATCAGGGTCTCGATCACCGGCGATCCCGTCAGCGAGGTCACCGTGGCCTATGCGATACTGCGGGCATTGAAGCTCCGACTTGTCGGACCCGATATCATATCCTGCCCGACCTGTGGCCGTTGCGAGATCGATCTGCCGAAACTGACCGAGGAAGTGGAACGCCGGCTGGCGGGGATGAGGGAACATCTCACCGTGGCGCTCATGGGGTGTGTGGTGAACGGACCGGGTGAGGCGGCCGAGGCCGACGTCGGTATTGCGGGCGGGCGGCACATGGGGTTGCTGTTCAGAAAGGGCAGGGTCGTGCGCAAGGTCCGTGAAGAAGAGTTTGTCGATGCGCTGATGGAAGAGATACAGTCAATTATACGGGAATGAGGAGGAATGATGCGCTACTCACAGATGTTTTTACCGACGGTAAAGGAAGTTCCCTCTGATGCGGAAATCATAAGCCACCAGCTTATGCTTCGAGCCGGCATGATACGGAAGCTGACGAGCGGGATCTACTCATATCTGCCTGTGGGATACCGGGTGATCAGGAAGATTGAAAACATCATTCGCGAAGAAATGAACCGGGCCGGCGCCCAGGAGACGTTCCTGCCGGCCGTGCAGCCCGCCGAGCTCTGGCAGGAATCGGGCCGGTGGAATTTCTACGGCAAGGAGCTGCTCCGGTTCAAGGACCGGCATAATCGGGACTACTGCATCGGGCCGACCCACGAGGAGGTCATTACCGACATCGTTCGAAACGAGATCCAGACCTACCGGCAACTTCCCACGAACCTCTACCAGATACAGACGAAATTCCGGGACGAAATCCGGCCGCGGTTCGGCGTGATGAGGTGCCGGGAATTCGGCATGAAAGACGCATACAGCTTCGACGTGGACGAAGAGGAGGCCGGCAAGAGCTACCGGGCCATGTTCGAAGCCTATAAGAGGATATTTGCCCGGTGCGGTCTCCGTTTCCGGCCCGTCGAGGCCGACAGCGGGAACATCGGCGGCAGCTACTCCCATGAATTCATGGTCCTGGCGGAATCAGGCGAGGACGCCATCGTGTTCTGCAGTTCATGCAATTATGCCGCGAACCTTGAAAAGGCCGAGATAGCCCGCCCCGAGAAGGAACCTGTCGACGAAAAAGATTTCCTGACACCGGAGGATGTATATACACCTGATGTGCGTACCATAGAGGAAGTCTGTGAATTTCTCAAGGTGACACCGCAGGATGTGGTGAAAACGCTGATCTTCGTCGCCGACGGCAGGCCGGTTGCCGCGCTTATCAGGGGTGACGAGGAGATCAACGAGGTGAAACTGAAGAATTATCTGGCCTGCGATGATCTCGAACTGGCGATGGATGACATTATCATGGAAGTTACCGGTTCTCCACGCGGATTTGCGGGCCCCATCGGGATACGGGCGGACATCATCGCCGACCATTCTCTCATAAACATGAAGAACTTCGTTGTGGGGGCGAATCGGGAAAATTATCACCGGATCAACTGCAATATGGGAAGGGACGTTTTTATCAAGGATTTTGCCGATCTGCGGATCATCAGGGAGACCGACATCTGCCCTCGGTGCGGGGAGGCCATTTCCTTCGCCCGCGGCATCGAAGTGGGACACGTCTTCAAACTGGGAACAAAGTACAGCGAGGCGATGAAGGCCACTTTCCTCGACCGGGACGGGAAGGAAAAACTCATGATCATGGGCTGTTACGGGATCGGGGTGGGAAGGACGATGGCGGCCTGCATCGAACAGAGCAACGACGAACACGGCATTGTCTGGCCCATGTCGATAGCCCCCTATCAGGTGATCGTGACACCGGTCAACAGCAAGGATGAAACGATCCGGGCTGCGGCATCGGAGATTCACAATGAACTGTCGGCGGAAGACATTGAAGTGATCCTTGACGACCGGGATGAACGGGCCGGCGTCAAGTTCAACGACGCCGACCTTATCGGGATCCCCCTGCGGATCACCATCGGTGCCAGGAACCTTGCCGAAGGAAAAATGGAAATACGGGACCGGAGAACGGGAGAGGTCACCCTTGTTTCGCGGGAGGATGTTCTTTCTTTTGTGAAGGACGGAATAGAAGAAGAATTGCAGCGCCTGAACAACCCGCCTGAGGAATGAGTGTTCCGGAAGAAACGGCGGTGTGGGACGACCAGGGTGAGATCACGTAAGTTTTGTTTCGAAACGGCCGTGCTATGATACGCATCACCGACATACTTGATGAGGCCCAGAAATACCTGTCTCAGGAAGAAATGGAGATGATCGAGAAGGCTTATATCTTCAGTGCTTCCGTGCACCAGGGACAGGTGCGCCTTTCGGGGGAACCCTATCTGATCCATCCCCTGGAAGTGACGGGAACGCTGGTGAAGATGAGGCTTGATGTGGCGACGATCGTTACGGGATTGCTGCACGATACCGTTGAGGACACGCTGGCCACGAGGGACCAGATCGAAGAGGCTTTCGGTAAAGAGGTTGTTTTTCTCGTGGACGGGCTGACCAAGATCAGCAGGATCAGGTTCGGCAGCCAGCTCGAGCGCCAGGCGGAGAATTTCAGGAAGATGATTCTCGCCATGTCTTCAGATATCCGTGTGCTCGTGATCCGCCTTGCCGACCGGATCCACAACATGAAGACGCTCGATTTTCAGTACCCGGAAAAACAGAAATTCATCGCCCAGGAAACTCTTGAGGTCTACGCGCCGCTGGCGAACCGGCTCGGCATCAACTGGATGAAGATCGAGCTCGAGGACCTCGCCTTCAAATACCTGTATCCGGAAGAATACTTTGAGCTCATCGAAGGGGTGGCGAAGAGAAAGGACGAGCGTGACCGCTATACGGAAGAAGTGAAGAGCATCATCACCCGGGAAATGGGCAGGTATGATCTGGCGGGCATCGTCGAAGGAAGAGCGAAGCATTTTTACAGCATATTCAATAAGATGCGTGAGCAGAATCTCCAGTTCGATCAGGTCTATGATCTCATGGCCTTTCGGATAATCCTCGATTCAAACCAGGTGAAGGACTGCTATACGGCGTTGAGCCTCGTTCATGAACTGTGGAAGCCCGTTCCGGGCCGCTTCAAGGACTATATCGCCATGCCGAAGGCGAATCACTACCGTTCGCTCCATACAACGGTGATAGGGCCCTATGGAGAGCGGATGGAAGTACAGATACGCACGAAAGAGATGCACGAATGGGCGGAAAAGGGAATCGCGGCACACTGGCGTTACAAGGAGGGAAAGGCCTTTTCGGGGGAAGAGGACGACCAGATAAAGAAGCTGCGTGAGCTTCTTGAGGTCCAGCATGATCCGGGAGATGCCCGTGAGTTCATGAAGAACCTGAAGATAGCCCTCTATCCCGACGAAGTCTATGTCTTCACCCCCCGCGGAGACGTCAAGTCCTTTCCCAAGGGGGCGACACCGATCGACTTTGCCTACAGCATACATACCGATGTGGGGAATCAGTGCGTCGGCGCCATGGTGAACCGTACAATAGTTCCCCTGAAATACAAGCTGCAGAACGGTGATACCGTTGAGATTACGACGCAGCCGGGGCATTATCCCAGCAAGGACTGGCTCAAGTATGCCGTTACCACCAGGGCATTATCGAAGATCAAGCAGTTCATCAAGACGGAGGAACGGGAGCGGAGCGTCGCCCTGGGACGGGAGATCCTTGAAAAGGAACTGCGTCGGCACGACCTGAGATACAACCAGCTCATTAAAACGAACAAGTTCAAGACCGTCCTCGCTGAATACTCTCTGAGCAGCCTGGATGATATGCTCGCCCTCGTCGGCTACGGCAAACTGTCGGCGAAACACCTGGCGAACCGCTTCATCCATGAAGAAGAGCCGAAGAAGGAAACAGGCATCTTTGAAAAGATGAAGCGCAAGTTCCGGAAGACCCATGATGCGGGCGTCTCCATAACCGGCGTGGACAATATCATGGTCCGCTTTGCGAAATGCTGCAGCCCTATTCCCGGCGATAACATCGTGGGGGCAATTACCCGCGGGCGCGGTGTGAGCGTCCATGTGGCAACCTGCCCGAGGATACAGGACATGCCACCGGAACGGATCATCGAAGTAGAGTGGAACATCGAAAAAAAACAGACCTATCCGGTAAATATCCGTATCAAATGTCACGACAAGCGGGGCCTTCTGTCGGAACTCACCAATGTTATCGCCTCCTCGGGTATCAACATCAATTACGCCAATATCGATACCGTTCCGGGACAGTTGGCGACCTGCGATTTTCAGCTCGGCGTCAATGACCTGAGCCAGCTGAACCGGCTGATATTCGACCTCAGAAAACTGAAAAGCGTCAATACCGTTGAAAGGCTTCGGGAACCCTTTGAAAGGACGGAGAAGAAGATCCCAACATGATCCCCCCTGTCAGGGGTTTCATCATTGACAGCACCGATCGGCATGCGTTATGAAGCGTGGGTTTGAAGGAACAGAAATGGGAAGAACGAGAAACATGCGATCATTAACCTGCAACTGGAAGACCATCGGCCTGATCCTGTTCATATGCGGCATGCTCGCAGTACCATCGGCCGCGACGGCCCGGCCGTTGACGGTCTTCGTCGATCCAGCCCATGGGGGGGACGATCGGGGAGTCGAACTCGACAGAGGGGATTTCGAAAAGGAACTGACACTGGACGTGGCGAAAGAGATCGAGAACCGGTTCCGGGGCAATCGCGACATATCGATCATCCTCACGCGAAACGGTGACGAGACGGTGCCCGTGGAACGACGGCGTACCATGGCGCGGGAGAAAAAGGCGGATCTGTTCATCAGTCTTCACATCAATGCCGGGTTCGGAGCCGGTGCGGCCGGTTATGAAATATATTTCTCCGATGGTTCCTGGGTTCGGAAGCAGGGAGAGAGCGGCGATATTATCATTGAAGATATGATAGAGAACCGGATCAGAAACGACAGCATAAGGTTGGCCCAGATCATCGAGTATCATATCGGGTCCGTATTCCCCCGCCAGGGAAGGGGGCTTCGAAGCTCGCCCGTCCTGATCCTTTCAGGGATGGAAAATGCCGGGATACTGGTGGAGTTTGGTTTTGGAACGAACGTAAAGGATCGGAAAAAACTGCTGGATCCCAATATCCGGGAGGCGATCGCCCGGGCTGTGTGTGACGGCATTCAGGCTTACAACAAGGGAAGGGAGAAGCAGGATGCGGAGTGACGGACGCCGGTGGGACCAGATACGTCGCTGTACGATAACGAGGAAGTTTCTCAGCCACGCGCCGGGTTCCGTACTGATAGAGATGGGGGGAACGAAGGTGATCTGCACCGCCTCCATTGAGGATTCCGTGCCGCCCTTTCTCAAGAATAGCGGCCAGGGATGGCTGACGGCGGAATATTCCATGCTTCCCCTTGCCACGCCGACCCGGAACGTCCGTGAATCCGTACGGGGGCGCACCGGCGGTCGCACACATGAGATCCAGCGGCTGATCGGCCGGTCGCTCCGCGCCGTGACGGACCTTTCACTCCTGGGAGAAAAGACCATCTACATCGATTGTGATGTCATCCAGGCCGACGGCGGCACCCGAACGGCTTCGATAACGGGCGGGTTCATCTCCCTTGTCGATGCTCTGCGAAGGTTCCGCGATCAGGGGGCCATCGACGGATTTCATGTTTCCGACTTCGTTTCGGCTGTCAGTGTCGGTGTCGTGGGAGGGGATATCCTTCTCGACCTCAATTATGAAGAAGATTCCCGGGCGGAAGTGGACGCGAACTTCGTCATGACCAGAACGGGAAGGATCATAGAAGTCCAGGGGACGGCCGAACGGGAGCCCTTTCCCCGGGACGTATTGGAACGGATGATCGACGTTGCCCAGAAGGGAATCGCGGAACTGACGGACATGCAGAAGGAGCTTCTGGGGGACCTGTAACACTGTTTCTGCGGGAATGCACGCCTTCTCCCGGCATGGTGTAACAAGACGAAAAGGAAGAGACGGACCGAAAAGGGTGTTGATATTAGCGACGAAAAACAGGGGGAAAATCAGAGAGCTGAAGGCCTTGCTTGAAGAACTGGACGTAGAGGTCGGCTCGCTTCTTGATTATCCCGAGATGCCGGAAGTCCTGGAAGACGGATCCTCATTCTTCGAAAACGCCCTGAAAAAGGCGCGGGCCGTTTCGGAATACACGGGGGACCCTGTTGTTGCCGATGATTCAGGGCTTGTCGTGGAATGCCTGGGCGGCCGGCCGGGTATTCATTCCGCCCGTTACGCCGGACCGCGGGCATCGGACGAGGATAATTACCGGAAACTTCTTGAGGAAATGCGCGGGGTTCCCGATTCAGAACGTGCCGCCGCTTTCAGGTGCAGCCTGGTGCTCTATCACCCGGACGGAACATACCGATCCTTCGAGGGCATGCTGGAGGGCTTCGTTGCACAGGAACCGCGGGGAACGAAGGGTTTCGGTTACGATCCGGTCTTTATCGTTCCCGAATACGGAAAGACGGTAGCCGAACTTCCCTCCGAGGTCAAGAACAGGATCAGTCACCGCGCCAGGGCCTTTCAGGAACTGAAAAAAACCTTGAAAAAAGAGGCGCGAATACACTAAAACCCGGTCGTCGGGGCGTGGCGCAGCCTGGTAGCGCGCTTGCTTTGGGAGCAAGATGTCGCAGGTTCAAATCCTGCCGCCCCGACCAGTAATTTCAAGTACGTGCGCATTTCCCTTCCTATCATGATCACCAGTGGAGAACAGTTTTGAAAATGCAGTCCTTTGTGCAGGAAAAAGTTAAAACATACTATTGGGATAATGAT
This region of Deltaproteobacteria bacterium genomic DNA includes:
- the ispG gene encoding flavodoxin-dependent (E)-4-hydroxy-3-methylbut-2-enyl-diphosphate synthase, producing MDREQENRRKTNTLHVGSVKIGGDAPVVVQSMTCTDTRDVAATIEQIRRLEAAGCEIVRVAVPDREAADCLRTIKQGISIPLIADIHFDHRLGIAAMENNADGIRINPGNMKRSGLREIIACAVERGTAIRIGVNAGSLEKDLLEEHGGPTAEALVESALRNVAFFEDHGCAALKLSLKSSDVPTMVAAYRAVSGRTSHPLHLGVTEAGNMLRSAVKSSVGLGILLHEGIGDTIRVSITGDPVSEVTVAYAILRALKLRLVGPDIISCPTCGRCEIDLPKLTEEVERRLAGMREHLTVALMGCVVNGPGEAAEADVGIAGGRHMGLLFRKGRVVRKVREEEFVDALMEEIQSIIRE
- a CDS encoding proline--tRNA ligase, with protein sequence MRYSQMFLPTVKEVPSDAEIISHQLMLRAGMIRKLTSGIYSYLPVGYRVIRKIENIIREEMNRAGAQETFLPAVQPAELWQESGRWNFYGKELLRFKDRHNRDYCIGPTHEEVITDIVRNEIQTYRQLPTNLYQIQTKFRDEIRPRFGVMRCREFGMKDAYSFDVDEEEAGKSYRAMFEAYKRIFARCGLRFRPVEADSGNIGGSYSHEFMVLAESGEDAIVFCSSCNYAANLEKAEIARPEKEPVDEKDFLTPEDVYTPDVRTIEEVCEFLKVTPQDVVKTLIFVADGRPVAALIRGDEEINEVKLKNYLACDDLELAMDDIIMEVTGSPRGFAGPIGIRADIIADHSLINMKNFVVGANRENYHRINCNMGRDVFIKDFADLRIIRETDICPRCGEAISFARGIEVGHVFKLGTKYSEAMKATFLDRDGKEKLMIMGCYGIGVGRTMAACIEQSNDEHGIVWPMSIAPYQVIVTPVNSKDETIRAAASEIHNELSAEDIEVILDDRDERAGVKFNDADLIGIPLRITIGARNLAEGKMEIRDRRTGEVTLVSREDVLSFVKDGIEEELQRLNNPPEE
- a CDS encoding bifunctional (p)ppGpp synthetase/guanosine-3',5'-bis(diphosphate) 3'-pyrophosphohydrolase, with the protein product MIRITDILDEAQKYLSQEEMEMIEKAYIFSASVHQGQVRLSGEPYLIHPLEVTGTLVKMRLDVATIVTGLLHDTVEDTLATRDQIEEAFGKEVVFLVDGLTKISRIRFGSQLERQAENFRKMILAMSSDIRVLVIRLADRIHNMKTLDFQYPEKQKFIAQETLEVYAPLANRLGINWMKIELEDLAFKYLYPEEYFELIEGVAKRKDERDRYTEEVKSIITREMGRYDLAGIVEGRAKHFYSIFNKMREQNLQFDQVYDLMAFRIILDSNQVKDCYTALSLVHELWKPVPGRFKDYIAMPKANHYRSLHTTVIGPYGERMEVQIRTKEMHEWAEKGIAAHWRYKEGKAFSGEEDDQIKKLRELLEVQHDPGDAREFMKNLKIALYPDEVYVFTPRGDVKSFPKGATPIDFAYSIHTDVGNQCVGAMVNRTIVPLKYKLQNGDTVEITTQPGHYPSKDWLKYAVTTRALSKIKQFIKTEERERSVALGREILEKELRRHDLRYNQLIKTNKFKTVLAEYSLSSLDDMLALVGYGKLSAKHLANRFIHEEEPKKETGIFEKMKRKFRKTHDAGVSITGVDNIMVRFAKCCSPIPGDNIVGAITRGRGVSVHVATCPRIQDMPPERIIEVEWNIEKKQTYPVNIRIKCHDKRGLLSELTNVIASSGININYANIDTVPGQLATCDFQLGVNDLSQLNRLIFDLRKLKSVNTVERLREPFERTEKKIPT
- a CDS encoding N-acetylmuramoyl-L-alanine amidase; amino-acid sequence: MRSLTCNWKTIGLILFICGMLAVPSAATARPLTVFVDPAHGGDDRGVELDRGDFEKELTLDVAKEIENRFRGNRDISIILTRNGDETVPVERRRTMAREKKADLFISLHINAGFGAGAAGYEIYFSDGSWVRKQGESGDIIIEDMIENRIRNDSIRLAQIIEYHIGSVFPRQGRGLRSSPVLILSGMENAGILVEFGFGTNVKDRKKLLDPNIREAIARAVCDGIQAYNKGREKQDAE
- the rph gene encoding ribonuclease PH — encoded protein: MRSDGRRWDQIRRCTITRKFLSHAPGSVLIEMGGTKVICTASIEDSVPPFLKNSGQGWLTAEYSMLPLATPTRNVRESVRGRTGGRTHEIQRLIGRSLRAVTDLSLLGEKTIYIDCDVIQADGGTRTASITGGFISLVDALRRFRDQGAIDGFHVSDFVSAVSVGVVGGDILLDLNYEEDSRAEVDANFVMTRTGRIIEVQGTAEREPFPRDVLERMIDVAQKGIAELTDMQKELLGDL
- a CDS encoding XTP/dITP diphosphatase yields the protein MHAFSRHGVTRRKGRDGPKRVLILATKNRGKIRELKALLEELDVEVGSLLDYPEMPEVLEDGSSFFENALKKARAVSEYTGDPVVADDSGLVVECLGGRPGIHSARYAGPRASDEDNYRKLLEEMRGVPDSERAAAFRCSLVLYHPDGTYRSFEGMLEGFVAQEPRGTKGFGYDPVFIVPEYGKTVAELPSEVKNRISHRARAFQELKKTLKKEARIH